From the Planktothricoides raciborskii GIHE-MW2 genome, the window TCGCCCTAACATTCGGGCAAAGAATTTATCGGAAAAAACAAACAATGTATTACCCGAATGCTTCGCCCTAGCATTCGGGCAAAGAATTTATCGGAAAAAACAAACAATGTATTACCCGAATGCTTCGCCCTAGCATTCGGGCAAAGAATTTATCGGAAAAAACAAACAATGTATTACCCGAATGCTTCGCCCTACCATTGTTGATTGTTGATTGTTGATTGTTGATTGTTGATTTTTGATTTTTGATTTTTGATTGTTGAACAAAAGAATCCCTACCCACCAACCACCAACCACCAACCACCAACAACCAACAACCAACCAACAACTAATAACTAATCGTCAATTGTTCATAAACCACCTTAGCCTTAATCTCATCCATTGCTGACCACAAATCCAGCAAATTCCGTTCTTCGGAAATGCGTTTTTTCTCATCCCCAATCCGGGGAATAGCCTTCAAAGCAACCTCGATCGCCTTCATAAAATTATCATTAGTCACCAAATTAGTATCTTGCATAAACTTACGGACTGCTTGGATATCGTTTTCCTCCTCATAAATAGCGACGATCGCGTGGATTCCATCCACCAAATAACGGCAAGAAAAATCTTTGGCTTCCGTGGAAAAAGCCCGTTTTTTCCATCGTTGGGTTGGAGTTAAGAGTTTACAAGTACCTCCAGAAGCACTTAGCAATTTATGAGTTTTGTCCAAGTCGGACACATTAAAACCGCCAATAGCTAAAGCTAATTGTCGCGCTTCATCATAAGGAAATTCGCGGGCTTTAAAAGCATCCCAAGCCAAAAAATACCATTGAGTTAAAGAGTCAAATCCTTGGGTATCTGTTTGGACTAATTTGCGGAAACGATAAGCTGCGATCGCTTTTCGGGCTTCCGCAAAAGCCACCTCTGGGCGAACTTCATCCCCACTGCTATTATAAATGGGATAAGACCGACTAAACACATTTAAAGCCGGACCAAAAGCACTTAAATATAAATCGATTCCCGTAATATCATTATCCTCAAATTCCGGGGCGCGTTGTTCCACCAAATTAGCCACTTCCGGGCGCAAATCATCCCACCAAGCGGCTTCAGCGTTCGGGTTGCGTTTGCGGCAAACCAGCAACACCGTACTAGAAACAGAATTTTTCTGGGCTTGATGTAAATTTTGGGGATTTTCTGTGCTCACAGACCAAGAAGCGGTAATTTCAAAACCCGCATCAATTAATGATTTAGTCAGCACATCCCAGGCGCCGGATTCTTTATGATTAAATTGTACCGTCATCACCCCATCATCCCGCAAAACTCGATAATATTCGCCAAAAGCCAAGGCCATTTTTGCCTCATAATCTTGGGCTGCTAATTCATCGGCGGAAATGCCCATATCCCGAAAACGAGACGGGTTGGCGACGGCTTCTCGGTCTTTATCCGTGAGTTCTGACCAGAATAATTCGGGGAAAATATCCCCTAATGTCCGTTTCATCCAAACATAGAAAAAATCGGAAAGATCGGCATAAGGAATTGTTCCATAATAAGGCGGGTCAGTGATAACCGCATCCACAGATTTATCGGCAATATGATAAAGGCTATCCGCCGAAGCCGCATCAATTTTAATGCTTTTGGGTTCGGTTTCTAGGATACCCGGTAAGCTGAGAGAGTGGGGTTTTGTGCCGAATAAATTACATAAAGGTGTGTAGTCTTTTGCTCCTTCTTCTTGACACGCTTTCCAAAGTTCAGTTGCCCCATTAACTTCTGGATAATTCCACATTAAATTTAATGCGTGTTGTGTTGATGCTTTTTGAATACAAGCTCTAGCAGCGTTATAAATAACTAATCTACAATTCGCATCAACACATCTATCTAATACTAAAGCCAAATAAGTGCAAATTGCCTCTACTTTTTCTGGTTCACATTCAGCCCGGATTAACTCCTTCGCTTCGTTGATAATTTCTACATAAGTCACCAAGGTTAAAAGCTGACGCGGGTTAAATATTTGAAACCATTGTTGACAATAACCAAGAATTTGCCCATGATCGTTTATAATATATTCATTAGGTATTAAATTATTAATTTGCCATTGATAATCTTGATTTTTTAAATATTCTTGGCTTAACTTCCATCCCGCTATATCAAACTCATTAGAAAGTCTAAACTCTAAACTGCTTTTTCCTTTTTTATAAGCCACTGCATATAACTGATGTCCTAAACCGACAGATTGGGCTTGAGACTTAATCACTTCATCCTCAATAATATTGCCACAAGTAGGACATCTACCCACCCCACGACTAACGGTAATGTAATCATCAGGATTGTATTCACCATCATCGGTTTTAATCGTTGTTCCTTTCCCTTTTTTCCCCTTAATTAACTCAAAATCAACCCGCTTTTCTGTCAGATTGGGAATTGGTTTCACCGCGTACCAATCACTCGTAACTTTTCTAGCTTGTCCTTTTCCAGCATAGTTACTTGTTTTACTTAACCACCAATTTGGACTTAAGGGAACCACAGACTGACAACTAGGACAAACTACCGTATGTGCCCATAAATAATTTTGCACAACTTCCTCACTTTCCGGGGTTGAAGGGAAAAAATCCGCTAATCTTTTCTCCGCTTCATCCCCGACCCACTTCACCCAACGGTCAATATCCACTTGTAAATCGGGGCCAAATTTTACCGGATATTCCATTGCAGCTTTCATAGTCACAACTGCCACCGGATTCAAATCCGAAGCTAACACATTTAACCCATATCTAGCGGCTTCAAAAGGAATACTCCCCCCACCGGCAAAAGCATCTAAAACTGTAGGGGTTCGGTTGCCCCAAACTCTCTCACAATAATCATGGACTTTCTGTACTACGGGATATCCTGGAGGCACCTTATAAAGTCGCAAATTAGCATCAGGTTTTAACCCATCCAATTCTGGATGTAATCCCAGTAAATATTCAAACTCATCTAATGAAATATCCTCTGGTAACAGAGAAGCCAAAACTGAAGCGCGAGAGAAAGATAACGGCTTCCGAGAATACCAGCGGTGTAATCCTTTAAATGGATTACCCCCATGTTCATAAGCCACCTGTTGATTTAACAGTTTCACTGGCATAATTCTCTCGATCAATAATCTATCTTTGTTCATGGTTGTTTGTTGGTTGTTGGTTGTTGTTTGTTGGTTGGGGTGTAGGGTGTAGGGTGTAGCCCTTCGGCAGGCTCAGGGTAAGAGGTGTAGGGTGTAGGGGGGAGAGGGTTTAGGGTGTAGCCCTTCGGCAGGCTCAGGGTAAGAGGTGTAGGGTGTGGGGAAGAGTGAAGAGTGAATAGTGATATTTATGCATAACTTTTAACTTGTACGGGCGAATGGCCATTCGCCCCTACGAATGCATCACTTTCTTCCCCTACACCCTACACCCTACACCCTACACCCTCCCTTCCCCCTACACCCTACACCCTACACCCTACACCCCTAACTTAATAATACCCGAATCGCCTTTAATGCCGAATTGCGTTTACCATGATTAATCTTGCCAAACCAATAATGGGCTTCTTCATCACTCATAGCCATAATTCCCGTGGTAATTTCCTGAATTCTCTCACTTTTTGACAATGGCTGCAAGGCTTGGCATAATATCGCCAATCTGACCCCGGAATCCTCTGATAAACTATAAGGGGCTTGCCGTCGTTTCGACAAAGTTTTCGGATCGTAACTATTGGCTTTTAAAGCCGCATAAATGCTTTGGCGGGCTAACAATAATTTTTCTCCTTTTAATTGGCCAATCCGCTTTGCTGCTGGTCGTTTTTTCTGTCCGGCTTGTTTGTAAGCACATTGATAAAGTTCCAGGGAAAAATTGTTATCTTTTAGGGGAATAACTCTTAATTGGAATTCTTGCATATTTTATCATCAATAGGACTTACAAATTATATATAGGATATATAGGGGCAAACACCGCCTGCAAACACCGCCTGCAAACACCGCCGGGGGTTAAAACGATGGCTGTCTCATAGCACAAGTCGGTTAAAACCGACTGAAATTTATATTTTGAAATCATATAATTTTAGGGAATTTATTCCCCGGCGGGCGGATATCGGGCGGATTAATTTTCACATCATATAATTAACCATATAATTTTAGTCGGTTTTAAGTAGGTGAACATAATTAATTGCACTTTTCGTTTTCCGCCAATAGGCTTTGGATTCCCGCCTTCGCGGGAATGACAGCCTTTCTTCTCGTGGGGTCTGTAGTGCATTTATTTCTGCCCACCTACTTAACCGACTTCCGCTATGAGACGGGGAATTTATTCCCCGGCGGGCGGATATCTGAAATTTATATTTTGAAATCATATAATTTTAGGGAATTTATTCCCCGGCGGGCGGATATCGGGCGGATTAATTTTCAAATCATATAATTAACCATATAATTTTAGTCGGTTTTAAGTAGGTGAACATAATTAATTGCACTTTTCGTTTTCCGCCAATAGGCTTTGGATTCCCGCCTTCGCGGGAATGACAGCCTTTCTTCTCGTGGGGTCTGTAGTGCATTTATTTCTGCCCACCTACTTAACCGACTTTCCCTATGAGACGGGGAATTTATTCCCCGGCGGGCGGATATCTGAAATTTATATTTTGAAATCATATAATTTTAGGGAATTTATTCCCCGGCGGGCGGATATCGGGCGGATTAATTTTCACATCATATAATTAACCATATAATTTTAGTCGGTTTTAAGTAGGTGAACATAATTAATTGCACTTTTCGTTTTCCGCCAATAGGCTTTGGATTCCCGCCTTCGCGGGAATGACAGCCTTTCTTCTCGTGGGGTCTGTAGTGCATTTATTTCTGCCCACCTACTTAACCGACTTTCCCTATGAGACGGGGAATTTATTCCCCGGCGGATATCTGAAATTTATATTTTGAAATCATATAATTTTAGGGAATTTATTCCCCGGCGGGCGGATATCGGGCGGATTAATTTTCAAATCATATAATTAACCATATAATTTTAGTCGGTTTTAACCGACTTTCGCCATGAGACGGGGAATTTATTCCCCGGCGGATCTCATGCGAAAGCCCCTACAAATATTACGAATACAACACCTGTGCCCTTAAATGAATCCGTTCCACGGGATTACGGTTAAGGGTTTGTTTAATTTGTTCCAATTCTGGCCCCGTAGGTGATATGGATGGGCTGAATTCCAGGGCGACTTTTAAGGATACGTTGCCTTGTTCCGACTTGACTAACCAATTACTCAAACTTGAGAAAAGACTCTGAAATCCACGGGCATCCCCTTGATATTCCAAGCGAATAAATTCTGCCCCAGTTTGAATAGTCACGTCTTGATCGATTTTTGGACTAAAACGCTGGAGTAAGGCGATCGCTGTTCCCAGTTTCCGATAGTCCATCAAGTCGCTGACGGTCATTTCTATAGCTGCGATCGCCTTAACCCGATGGTCCTGAAAGCGATCGCCCAACTGATTGAAAACCGAATTAAGACTACCATCAACTTCCACCGTAGGGGGCTGACTATCCCAAATATTCGGCTGATTCGCATCTATATTATATGTACCAGAATTAGTCGAAGAATTAGTCGGACGATAAATAGCAGAAACTTCCCGCAGGGAACCCACTCCCGGCCCTGCATTTACCGGGTCAACCGTAACTTCCCTTGTCGCAGTTTCCCCGTTGCCATAGTCTGCCACTATTTTAAATAGAGTAGAACTGCTAATTTCCGTTTCATATTCGTCCTTGGGTTTGAACTCGGTGGAAATCGCTATTTCATTTTTAAATAAGGTGACTTTTAGGGCCGCGTCAGCTTTCCACCGGACATAAACGGGTTTTTCCCCAGAAGAACTAGACATTAACTGATAAGTCAATTCTAAAGTTCTCGGTTTAGGGGGTTCCAATATTCCCCGACGATAGAGAACAAAGCGATCGCTAAACTCCACAATATCTGGCAAAACCAACGGCTGATTCTGAGTTTTAATATAAAAGCGTTCGGGCTTATCAGAAACCTTCAAATCCCAATGTCCCTCAGTCAAACCTTTTTGGATCGTCTCCCGTAACATCAAAACTTCTTTTTCTAACAGCATATTCAGGGATAAATCCTTAGCAAAAGCATTGCAAAGTTCTTTAGTAGTCCAAGAATCAATCCCCGCAGGCCAAACTTTTTGCAAAATATAAGCCGGGGCAAAAGGTTTCGCATCGTCTGGGCGAATTTTATCACAATCTTTTAACGCCTTAAGAATCACATCCTGCTGATGGTTTTTGCCTTTAACCATACTAGCATCTTGGGCGCTAAGAGTATAGTGCATCAAACCTTTCGGGGCTTTTACCAGGTCATTTGCTGGATAAAATAAATGACGATAAGCATTAGTCAAAGATACCCGCACATCTAAATCTTTTTGCCCTTCTCGTTCTTTCAATTGTTGCTGCTGCCGGTCTGACAAATCATCTAAACGATTAGGACTACGCAGAATATTTCTAATCGCTTGATATTCTCTAGCATTCTCGATCGCCTGTTGTAAAGCGGGCTTATTTGCCAATAAAAATAACAAGCGATTGCGGAAAATTCTAAACTTACCAGAATCCCCGGTTTGATGAAAAATGCGATCGACTAACTCCGGTACAGGATCCGTAGGACTATCCACGGTGACATCATCAAAATCCATCACACATAAAGCAATATCATCAGGGCGATCGTCCACGTCCGAGGGACTGTCTATCTGACCCGAAATCAGAGTAAAAAATCGCTTCGCAAAAATAGTATCCCGACGCCTTCTTAATTCTTCCTTAGCATCAGTTCGCTTAACTTGTTCTTTCTCCTCAGAAATAATCTTATTTAAAGAAGGTTCTTCCTTAAACCGGGCAAGGGAGGTAATTGGATCGTAATCCAAATACCAAGCTTCCTTAACCAACTTTTGTAGAATATCATCTACCACCCCCATTTTAACATCTGGAGTCAGCAAAGACAAACTTAATTCTGCTTCCCGAATCCCCGAAGAAATGCCTTGAGTTAAAGAATGCAAAAAAATCGTTCTTGCCACCCAAGTAGAAAAAGGAGGTTTACCAGCAACAGTCCATGCTTCATCTTGAATTTGGGCATAAGCTTTTCGCCCATCTAAATTATAAATATCCGCCTGAATTGGCCCTCGCATAAACGGACGTTGTAACCGAGAAGTCAACTCATTAGTCACCTGACTATTCACCCCAACGGGAATATGATGGGAATGAATCATCGGTATCCAAGCTGACAGCAACCCGGTCATTTCTGCCCCTGGACTTTCCTGATTTGCTTGCCAAAGATGCTGCACCACCAAAGCAAATAAACGCAACGCCCCTCGCGTCCGTTGAAACTCAGGAATCGCGGCAATTTTTTGGGTTAACAGCTTAAACAGTTCCGGGTGAAAAGGATAAGATTGTGCGATCGCCTCAGCATAAGAAGCATCCTTACAAGCATCCGGTAAATCAACGCGAGTCAAGCGATAAAGATCCACATATTCTGCCGCTGCTGCCTTAGCTGCCTCATCACTTACCCGTTCAAAAATGCGCTGTTTAACAATATTATAAATCTCGATATCCGTCGATGGACTAATCACCCGTTCCTGACGGGAAGAAGCCTGAATCAACTCATTCAGTTCATCATTCAAATAGGCAGTTTCTGCCGCAAAAGTATCAGACTTTGAAGCCAGAGAATAAACCAAAACCAAACAGTCACAAGCTGCCGCTAAATCCATCAAAGAAAACAGAAAAGCTACCACTTGTGCTGCCAAATCGCTATTCCCAATTAGTTTAGCTTTAGCTGATCGCAAATAGCGAGCAATTTCGTCTATAATAATAACAGTAGATTGCCCATTAATCAACCGTTCTAAAATAGAAGTTCCCGGACTAATCCCGCTGGTATCGGAACCTTTGAGCAATTCATAACCGGCCACACCGCCAATTTGGTAAGCAATTTCTCCCCAAATAGTATAAGTAGTCAGGCCAATATCTTGATAATAAATTCCATTTTGTGGATCTAAATCTCGGCCATCAATTGCTGCTACTTTTACCGCCGATTCTGGGATTAAATTCAAATCCACAAAACGGTCTAAACCTTGAATTTTTCTCCCTTGTTTACAAATATGCCAAAGGGCAATCTGGTCGTGAGTTTTACCGCCACCAAAACTGGTTTCTAAGCGAATCACCGGAGAACCAGCCCCTTGTTGAGTCAGACGGCTAAAAACTTCTTGAATCAGGGTTTTAATCCCATCAGTGGGAAAAGTGTTCGCGAAAAAAACATGAGAATCCTGATAAACTTGCGGGGCTTTTCCTTCCACCACTGGCCGAATTTTGGCGGCAAATATTTCCTCTTTCAACGAGCCGGATAGAATTTCTTTTCGAGGAATACAGGTATCAAGAATTGAGGATAAAGGCATAGTTGGTTAGGATAGAGATTCTTAGGGTAGAGGTTCTTAGGAAAGAGGAAAGAGAGGATTTGAACCACTTCAGGGACGGATGGGCATAGAGAAAAGATGTGCGTAGTATGCTTATTCTATGCATCTCTCTTCTTTTTCTCCTCTTCCCCTGCCAGGAGTAACTAATTTACCACCTGAGTCCCATGACTTCGAGGATCGCTGCTTTGGCTGGCTTTTTGAATGGGGGATTTGACGCGAGAAACCTGACCTGTGGCTTGGGCGTAAGGTAAGGAGTTGCCAGCGACTAAGGCGGTTAAATTCTCGGCCATCACCGATCGCGGAATTTCTCCGATCGCACTGGCGATCGCTTCACCGTCAGCGCCTAAAAAGACAAAGTGAGGAATGCCATCTACTCGGTATTTCAGCATCTCTGGCAACCATTTACTATTGTC encodes:
- a CDS encoding DUF1156 domain-containing protein, yielding MPVKLLNQQVAYEHGGNPFKGLHRWYSRKPLSFSRASVLASLLPEDISLDEFEYLLGLHPELDGLKPDANLRLYKVPPGYPVVQKVHDYCERVWGNRTPTVLDAFAGGGSIPFEAARYGLNVLASDLNPVAVVTMKAAMEYPVKFGPDLQVDIDRWVKWVGDEAEKRLADFFPSTPESEEVVQNYLWAHTVVCPSCQSVVPLSPNWWLSKTSNYAGKGQARKVTSDWYAVKPIPNLTEKRVDFELIKGKKGKGTTIKTDDGEYNPDDYITVSRGVGRCPTCGNIIEDEVIKSQAQSVGLGHQLYAVAYKKGKSSLEFRLSNEFDIAGWKLSQEYLKNQDYQWQINNLIPNEYIINDHGQILGYCQQWFQIFNPRQLLTLVTYVEIINEAKELIRAECEPEKVEAICTYLALVLDRCVDANCRLVIYNAARACIQKASTQHALNLMWNYPEVNGATELWKACQEEGAKDYTPLCNLFGTKPHSLSLPGILETEPKSIKIDAASADSLYHIADKSVDAVITDPPYYGTIPYADLSDFFYVWMKRTLGDIFPELFWSELTDKDREAVANPSRFRDMGISADELAAQDYEAKMALAFGEYYRVLRDDGVMTVQFNHKESGAWDVLTKSLIDAGFEITASWSVSTENPQNLHQAQKNSVSSTVLLVCRKRNPNAEAAWWDDLRPEVANLVEQRAPEFEDNDITGIDLYLSAFGPALNVFSRSYPIYNSSGDEVRPEVAFAEARKAIAAYRFRKLVQTDTQGFDSLTQWYFLAWDAFKAREFPYDEARQLALAIGGFNVSDLDKTHKLLSASGGTCKLLTPTQRWKKRAFSTEAKDFSCRYLVDGIHAIVAIYEEENDIQAVRKFMQDTNLVTNDNFMKAIEVALKAIPRIGDEKKRISEERNLLDLWSAMDEIKAKVVYEQLTISY
- a CDS encoding DUF499 domain-containing protein; protein product: MPLSSILDTCIPRKEILSGSLKEEIFAAKIRPVVEGKAPQVYQDSHVFFANTFPTDGIKTLIQEVFSRLTQQGAGSPVIRLETSFGGGKTHDQIALWHICKQGRKIQGLDRFVDLNLIPESAVKVAAIDGRDLDPQNGIYYQDIGLTTYTIWGEIAYQIGGVAGYELLKGSDTSGISPGTSILERLINGQSTVIIIDEIARYLRSAKAKLIGNSDLAAQVVAFLFSLMDLAAACDCLVLVYSLASKSDTFAAETAYLNDELNELIQASSRQERVISPSTDIEIYNIVKQRIFERVSDEAAKAAAAEYVDLYRLTRVDLPDACKDASYAEAIAQSYPFHPELFKLLTQKIAAIPEFQRTRGALRLFALVVQHLWQANQESPGAEMTGLLSAWIPMIHSHHIPVGVNSQVTNELTSRLQRPFMRGPIQADIYNLDGRKAYAQIQDEAWTVAGKPPFSTWVARTIFLHSLTQGISSGIREAELSLSLLTPDVKMGVVDDILQKLVKEAWYLDYDPITSLARFKEEPSLNKIISEEKEQVKRTDAKEELRRRRDTIFAKRFFTLISGQIDSPSDVDDRPDDIALCVMDFDDVTVDSPTDPVPELVDRIFHQTGDSGKFRIFRNRLLFLLANKPALQQAIENAREYQAIRNILRSPNRLDDLSDRQQQQLKEREGQKDLDVRVSLTNAYRHLFYPANDLVKAPKGLMHYTLSAQDASMVKGKNHQQDVILKALKDCDKIRPDDAKPFAPAYILQKVWPAGIDSWTTKELCNAFAKDLSLNMLLEKEVLMLRETIQKGLTEGHWDLKVSDKPERFYIKTQNQPLVLPDIVEFSDRFVLYRRGILEPPKPRTLELTYQLMSSSSGEKPVYVRWKADAALKVTLFKNEIAISTEFKPKDEYETEISSSTLFKIVADYGNGETATREVTVDPVNAGPGVGSLREVSAIYRPTNSSTNSGTYNIDANQPNIWDSQPPTVEVDGSLNSVFNQLGDRFQDHRVKAIAAIEMTVSDLMDYRKLGTAIALLQRFSPKIDQDVTIQTGAEFIRLEYQGDARGFQSLFSSLSNWLVKSEQGNVSLKVALEFSPSISPTGPELEQIKQTLNRNPVERIHLRAQVLYS